GTAACTAAAAGGCCTAAATGCATTGTTCACTCAAGATAGACTAAAGCAATGAAACAATTTTTCACATTTGGGTGGAACAAAAAGCTGACATATACATGGTGTGCATATGATCAACAAGAAGATGATCATGCAAACGAACAAGGCTGGGGCACAACAAAGAGTTGAGGAAACAACTAAAACATGCATATTAGGACTCTAGTGTCAAAATTTTTGTTCGACAAACACTATCTTGTCAGCTTGGCCATTACCTAGTTCTGGCAGACCAGAGTGAGCTCTACATGGAAGAAATTCGAGGGAATCCCATCCTTCAGGATTTCTACATCGAATTGCTGCTCAAGAGACTCGAACTTGTGTGCCCTTAGTGTTGCGAGCGTAAGATAAAGATCATAGCGTCAATAGCACTCTGACAAATTAGTTGAAACTCTATTCACACACACGATTCAACAAGTTAGTTATATTGCAAATTTCAGTAGTCAGCTTCGAGAAAACTCTCATATGCTGTTCCAGTTAGCGCCTTGTTGACATCTTCCCAGTTCTTAATATGGTCCGACAATGGACCTTTATGTATTTTGACCTGACGACTTGTTAATTCCATCAGTGGAAGCCCCAGAAATTCTTGAACGTCCTTGAGTTTCTGCAGCAAGCATTAACAATGTGCATTGAGGAATTTGGAATTCAAATAGATGTCAACAATTTCAGTCACAGATTTACAGtctataaaaaagataattttcaCTAAAAGTTAAATGTCAAGATGGGACCCGTAGGTCCATAACTGCAACAAGCATAAACAACAGGCAATGGACTACTCTCACATTACTATCTATAGTTGCAGCACTATCATATAGTAGATTTTCACTTAAAAGTCAAGATGACAGCCATTTGGTGGAACCCAAATACATGAAGTTTCAGAATTGTGGCATAAATAGGtaaatgttaataaattaaaagaaactttGAAAAAGCTTTTGAAAGATTACTCATCTCAATTTAGAGGGATAGAAAATGCCACAACGAATTAGAATTATGCCATGACTAAGCTATTGCATATGAAAATGTAAAAGATGATTTGGTTTTCTGTGTTTATAGAATAGGTTCTTAACTAGGAATTTGTTTTGGGATTTCAAGAGAGGTTGTCATGACAAACttacagtgttattttttataagatcCTCGTAGTACAAAATGATGTGCCTAGTGCTATTGAAGTACTCTAAAGCCCTGGCAGCTGTTATCTCCACCTCCTTTAAATCAGATATCAACAATGTGGAATTGATTATAGGCTTGTATCTTGAAAGCGTCTCAGCCTAGGAAAAAAAGACAGCTAAGAAGTTCAAGATCATTTGTATTCATGAAATAGAGTGAAAGAGAATCAACAAGAGGAAGAGAGACACCAACCTCTTCTGTCGAATGAACATGGGACTTGTGGGTTCCATTCAATAGCTTAGCATACCGATCATAGGAATTTGCAAGAACAGAAACCATACGGCGCAGCAGATTTCTTCGGAACAGAAATATTGCAGATACACCCCTACTATTAAAGTATTCTACTATTGCCTCATGATGTTCCATTAATCCCTGCATGAGACATAAAAAGCTAGCCATTAGCCTCTTAATCCGTGGTAAAGTATAATAAAGAATTGTCAGAAGAGTCCTTCTGAAGCctataataaactaaaaacaaaCTATCTTGCTAACTAATATTTCATTCCTGTCCTAAAAAGGATGCTCAAATTTCCTTAATATACCTTCCTGATTTTGCAGAAAGAATGacttttttgcttttccttcCTCTTTTAGTGAGAATTTTGGCATTAAGttgaaaacaaaaacataGAATGGAGATGAATGCTTTCAAAACCACCAACAACTACTGAACCTACCAATGGACTTGAAAAACTATAAAACTACTAAATATAAACTAGAAAATCTCACTGTTCACATCCAAAAGCCAAACAAATTTCGTTCAGATGCTGACTAGTGGGACAGGTTACATGAATTAAGAACAAATGAAAAGCACGAGTTTTGATGGTATTAGAAATCTAGTTAATCCActagagaaactgaattcagaTATCAGCTGATATTGATGAATCAGAATCaaagccaaaagaaaaaattgataaaactcCAATCGAAGAACAATTAACAAAAACTGCTACCTTATATGTGTTTATATCAGCATAGTTATAGAAGGAAATCCAGTTGAAACAAAGTGGGTCATTTTGATCAAAACAATATTTCAGGTACCTGATTAAGCATCCACTTGAAGCCAACTGCTGCTGAGCATTCATTCTTAGAAGCACTTGTGAACCAGTCCAAATTGTAAACTTTCTCTAGAGTCTTTATAATTGATGAAGAATTTCTCCTTCTATCCAGAACAGAAAATATTTCTCCATTTGAGCTTACATTGACATGACTATTTAACAAGGTCTCAAACCATCCACTCCCCGATCTTTGCATCGAAAGTATTGCAAAGTATCTCACAGGATTATGCACACATTCAGACCTGAAAATTAAGCCAAATATTGACTTAAAAGTCCTAGTGAAGTTCAAATCCAAAGacaaaatcagaaattttaaGTTACCTGTTAAAAGTTTCAGGATGAGGGTAATGCACTATAGGAATTTGCATTTGTGTGGATTCATTATCAGAAGGCCTCTCGATGACTTGAATatcttcaattttaattttgctGTTGGTGCTTATCTGCTTTAAACAGACTGAGCAGATATAAACACCACATACCATGGCAATCAATAAAACTATCATCCTTAACAAAATGGGAGATTTTTTAGGAGCCTTTATGATTACTGTATCCTGGACACAAGAAACAACAGACCGCattaaattattctaaaaagaaTTACTTCATCAGAGCTAAAGTCTAACTCTAATCTGATCTAATTAGGCTACACAGAAGTTTTAGCTCCCAACACAAGTTAATAGAGCGAAATTGCTCCACCAGGAACAATAATAAGGGGAAGAAAATCATAGAACCTGAAATATTAGCTAAACAGCCACAAAAGATGAgacttttataaaagataaatgtaatATGGATTTAGGACCAATAAGCTCGGTGCTAACAAATccaaaacataagaaaaaagtCAGCTTAAAACCCAGATCAGGACATTCACATTTGTCAAGCTTCACTTTACATACCCATTGCCTCATCTTTTAGACCCACAAATCTAAGAACAAAGACCTTGGAAAGAGGCAGCTTATTCACTGataaaattgcaaaaaatAGCGAACCCAGAAAGCATTATCCTTTGTGAAAATCTGGGCTAGTACTCCATTCCCagataacaaaaaagaaaaaaaaaagttccaATCTTTCAAGAGAAACAccaaaaaattcaaaagtaaaagaagCACTGCTCACCTTGTTAAATAAACAGATATATTCAGCCATTGCTAAGCTTGAAAGATGTTAAGTATGAGAACCCAGAGAggtcaaagaaagaaaaaagagagagagaatagaTACCAAAGCAAAGCTTTACTCTTCTTTCTCTATGTATCTCTATCTCTATCCCTCTCAAAACTATAGTGATAAACCCATTAACAGCACACCACCAATCTTGCAGACTCAGCCAGACAGTCCTGTCCTTCTTTAGACAGAGAGATAAATAAAACAGAACAGAAAAGGCCAAATAAAAAGCTAATAACATAAAGATTTAGAAGTAGTCATCGAATACatataagtttaattttataatacagtAGAATGGCAGCAGGAGCTGCTTGCTTGCTTGCAGTCTTTGTTCTTGTTGGAGTTGGTCTTCCTTTTAAGCCttgattttctaaatattattttacttatttcaATTGGAATACAAAATCCATAGCGaattttgtaataataatattaataattgccGAGAAACACAGAGAGAGATGGCGTAAGTGggaaaatagttttttttttttttttttttcatgtaaTGGACCCACTTAGACAATATTGTTCAAGTGAAATGTGAAGACTTTGACTTTTGTTTTAATAACTataatgttttttcttttatttgaattttaaataatttttacttttatttttattatcttaaaatatcaaattattttaaaattctttctcAGCTGAATAGTTTATGtgttcaattttaattatttcattggaatgtgtatttttataatttaatttaaattttatacgtTCAGAAATTAAATTGGTCGagtttttagatttatatttatatattaacaataatttttttttgtcaacATGAATCTAGCCAATatagttgtaattttattaccataaatatcttaaaattttactttaaaatactaaaacataattatacaaatttcTGGAGTAGAAAATCAAGATATAAAACCATGTACACATAAGGTTTAGCTTAATAATAGgtatatatttgaatttaaatgagatattaaacttaaattttctttctgcaattataattaaataatatcacaaaatcataaattcaaaaaggttgtatatatttatttatttgtgatAAATATTAGATGAAGAAGCGAGAATATAGGGGtgtcatatttttatttgattggattattatattcttttaaatagaACAAGAACTATGAGAGTAGTGCTCCTCGaccatattttttatttgatatgaattttttaagaGGTGGTGATGGTCTTGCTGTAATGATGCACATGGctcaatataatttaatttttaaagtaaatattatctaaaactTTCACTTTATGATTTCTTATTAAGATTGTCATTTGGACCCAAAAGCAttcatgatttaatatttcaataattGCAAATTGCAAATTGCAAAAGTACTCTGAGAATAAATCCGTTGAAGCCCAACTTAGATAAAGGGTTTGCAGAATTTTTCAAATGCaactttttgaaaatattctaaatattacttttatggtgtaaagttttttagaaataatatttttttaatttttttgaaatatgtgtgattatttttcaattgtttttaattttttattggttttatttggttattttatagaaaacaatcaaaaaacaactaatcctatatttaaaaaaaattaaaaatatatttttaatactttcagataataaaaaaaattacattgtattttttgtaaaaaataatatgaatatttttattattttttcaattttaaataatttaatttatcttaacatacATATCTATAATGCCAGTTTTTCACCATTAATCAGAATTGTTGTAAATCTTCTGTTTTTtacatttctttttgtaattgatTAGCTTTTATGTATcattgttaataaaaatatgtatatagtatttaataaaaaaaagaatgaaaattaaatagtatCATATTTCTTTCagactcaaaaaaaaaattcaattttaatttttatagatattaagAAAGTTAGTTCTctattataattgataaatatatggatattctaagtgttaattatttatattaatttttatgtactATATAATTTGTAAGTgagatttaaatacaaaaattcaGTGTTATACTAGTCGTTTATCTTTGCGTtgcttgttattattattaaaaataaataaataaataaaaatgaagtagAAGAGCCCAGATTCCAAATGTtgcttgttattattattattttaattataagattaaattaatagatataatttaataaatttttaatatttaacatttataatatcttaaaaaataatagcaaattaattatttttaatgttctttttaatcttttaaaattttattagtgcaatgatataaaaatcatcttaagaatattaataattaattttaatattatataaattaatactatcaaagTAATTGATACTactttttaaagtaaaaatttattgtataattaaaaaatcaatttataattgaatataatattaaaaatataagctaagatattattttctagaattagaatttttatttaaattagttaatataatattaaaatatatttaatatgctattttataAGGTacaattagtatcattatctgattagaaaactatttattagttaatacaatattaaaatataattaatatattattttttagaatagagtcagtatttaattaggaacTAATTGTTTATCCATGTGTTGCATGactgatattattatttcgattataaaattaagttgatagatataatttaataaaatatttaatatttaaaattaatttataatattttaaaaaataataaaaaaactaactatttttaaatattttttatactatttttaaatattttttatcttttaaaattttaaattttattagtacaataatataaaaattatttttaaaaatatttattaattaattttagtattatataacttaatactataattgatattattatttttaaaattagaattttattatataattaaaaattaatttattattaaatataatattaaaaatataatttaagaggttatttcttggaattaaaattattatctaattgaaaaattaaattattagttaatataatattaaaatataattaatatgttattttttagaatagaattagtatcatttTCTGAGTaggaaactatttattagttaacataatattaaaatataattaatatgttattttttaagatgaattagtatcattatctgatttgGAAACTATTTATcagttaatataatactaaaatataataaatatactattttttaatattagaatcaatgtttaattagaaatataacttattaatcaataaattacaGAAAAAACTACAAAATTATATACATAAGTTTGAATTCTATGGTTCAAAAATAGTACAcgtgtcaaaataaaaattatacgtgttaaaaattaagcacacatgttaaaaaaatttaagtctcaaaatttatatatatatatatatatatatatatatatataatttattaattaataaattaatagaaaaattataaaattatacatatatttgaGTACCATGTTATAGGAAATCATTATTTTAGCAACCATACATTCCAATAACTAATGTGTTCTAAAACCCAAAGATATTCTAAAGTGAAGTTagaaaaaattagttataacaataaaactagcacttgaattcaactccaaatgcTACAAATCACATGTGATTTGGTaaattaagaatcaaacacaagattttggttagagaacgccacaaattaaaaaaatagtttaataagttcaaagttcatataaaaacttaagcaaaaatactcacaaataacaaataaaaattatcattcatcaattgattGTTCACAAATAAATTTGGCTTTgttatttatagccaaaacaagataAAGAATCTTAAATGGATGTTATTTGAGCTCTCCTAcgttttttcctttaatccCCATTAAAGCTCATTAAAAATAGttgtttttatattgattGCATTCATTTTATAACTTCCAAATGATAACTCATCATGTGCACTCAGATGTAATTTCATATGATAACCATACAcaacacacatataactcacacttaataaaataaaccctcactaaataaagttaaacgaaaataattacttaagctaaaactcaaaaagataagaaccaaatagatatgaattaagcccaatAGCCTAATCATGGTTGAACgacttttattctttaaaatggGGTGAATGTCTCGTTATAAAGTTGAATTATTATCTTCAtacatgagttgcatttccaaTTTGCCCCTTTTATACATGTCTTTGCAATGGAACctcatggcagccttgattcatatct
The sequence above is drawn from the Ricinus communis isolate WT05 ecotype wild-type chromosome 7, ASM1957865v1, whole genome shotgun sequence genome and encodes:
- the LOC8260596 gene encoding uncharacterized protein LOC8260596 isoform X1 yields the protein MLLAFYLAFSVLFYLSLCLKKDRTVWLSLQDWWCAVNGFITIVLRGIEIEIHRERRVKLCFVCLKQISTNSKIKIEDIQVIERPSDNESTQMQIPIVHYPHPETFNRSECVHNPVRYFAILSMQRSGSGWFETLLNSHVNVSSNGEIFSVLDRRRNSSSIIKTLEKVYNLDWFTSASKNECSAAVGFKWMLNQGLMEHHEAIVEYFNSRGVSAIFLFRRNLLRRMVSVLANSYDRYAKLLNGTHKSHVHSTEEAETLSRYKPIINSTLLISDLKEVEITAARALEYFNSTRHIILYYEDLIKNNTKLKDVQEFLGLPLMELTSRQVKIHKGPLSDHIKNWEDVNKALTGTAYESFLEADY
- the LOC8260596 gene encoding uncharacterized protein LOC8260596 isoform X2, which codes for MAEYICLFNKDTVIIKAPKKSPILLRMIVLLIAMVCGVYICSVCLKQISTNSKIKIEDIQVIERPSDNESTQMQIPIVHYPHPETFNRSECVHNPVRYFAILSMQRSGSGWFETLLNSHVNVSSNGEIFSVLDRRRNSSSIIKTLEKVYNLDWFTSASKNECSAAVGFKWMLNQGLMEHHEAIVEYFNSRGVSAIFLFRRNLLRRMVSVLANSYDRYAKLLNGTHKSHVHSTEEAETLSRYKPIINSTLLISDLKEVEITAARALEYFNSTRHIILYYEDLIKNNTKLKDVQEFLGLPLMELTSRQVKIHKGPLSDHIKNWEDVNKALTGTAYESFLEADY
- the LOC8260596 gene encoding uncharacterized protein LOC8260596 isoform X5, with the translated sequence MAEYICLFNKISTNSKIKIEDIQVIERPSDNESTQMQIPIVHYPHPETFNRSECVHNPVRYFAILSMQRSGSGWFETLLNSHVNVSSNGEIFSVLDRRRNSSSIIKTLEKVYNLDWFTSASKNECSAAVGFKWMLNQGLMEHHEAIVEYFNSRGVSAIFLFRRNLLRRMVSVLANSYDRYAKLLNGTHKSHVHSTEEAETLSRYKPIINSTLLISDLKEVEITAARALEYFNSTRHIILYYEDLIKNNTKLKDVQEFLGLPLMELTSRQVKIHKGPLSDHIKNWEDVNKALTGTAYESFLEADY
- the LOC8260596 gene encoding uncharacterized protein LOC8260596 isoform X4; translated protein: MAEYICLFNKQISTNSKIKIEDIQVIERPSDNESTQMQIPIVHYPHPETFNRSECVHNPVRYFAILSMQRSGSGWFETLLNSHVNVSSNGEIFSVLDRRRNSSSIIKTLEKVYNLDWFTSASKNECSAAVGFKWMLNQGLMEHHEAIVEYFNSRGVSAIFLFRRNLLRRMVSVLANSYDRYAKLLNGTHKSHVHSTEEAETLSRYKPIINSTLLISDLKEVEITAARALEYFNSTRHIILYYEDLIKNNTKLKDVQEFLGLPLMELTSRQVKIHKGPLSDHIKNWEDVNKALTGTAYESFLEADY
- the LOC8260596 gene encoding uncharacterized protein LOC8260596 isoform X3; the protein is MIVLLIAMVCGVYICSVCLKQISTNSKIKIEDIQVIERPSDNESTQMQIPIVHYPHPETFNRSECVHNPVRYFAILSMQRSGSGWFETLLNSHVNVSSNGEIFSVLDRRRNSSSIIKTLEKVYNLDWFTSASKNECSAAVGFKWMLNQGLMEHHEAIVEYFNSRGVSAIFLFRRNLLRRMVSVLANSYDRYAKLLNGTHKSHVHSTEEAETLSRYKPIINSTLLISDLKEVEITAARALEYFNSTRHIILYYEDLIKNNTKLKDVQEFLGLPLMELTSRQVKIHKGPLSDHIKNWEDVNKALTGTAYESFLEADY